The proteins below are encoded in one region of Brassica napus cultivar Da-Ae chromosome A6, Da-Ae, whole genome shotgun sequence:
- the LOC106409610 gene encoding F-box protein SKIP28-like, translating into MRTEEKEQWRSESVHKMLMVLLPYLHSLFELLSMSLVSPALRNAIRDQTVLWTKVVVDPPLSSRLTDDILWDFTSRSAGKLNTLILRKCSRVTSKGLWRVVDANPLIKKLIVTGCTELVPEGIIACVETLTKNNQKLEALHINGVPGFTKDHLSALSTYLPQEGAIDLEVCPKCDQVRMIPPCSRESCKREGRNERECRGCWYCVPRCMECAVCLGPDTDVEEVGCGGDVLCLDCCQTLPKCRFCNKPYCTGHSSLRQDKTTTDTAMFACQSCDYRTGANASDPIVLD; encoded by the exons ATGAGGACAGAGGAGAAAGAACAATGGAGATCAGAATCAGTGCACAAGATGCTAATGGTTTTACTTCCCTATCTACATTCCTTGTTCGAGTTACTCTCAATGTCCCTTGTTTCTCCGGCGTTAAGAAACGCCATCAGAGACCAAACCGTTCTATGGACAAAGGTGGTTGTTGATCCACCCTTGAGTTCTCGTCTAACAGACGATATTCTATGGGACTTCACTTCGAGATCCGCGGGGAAGTTAAACACTTTGATTCTCCGTAAATGTAGTAGAGTCACCAGCAAAGGGCTTTGGCGTGTGGTTGACGCAAACCCTTTGATTAAAAAG ttAATTGTGACGGGATGCACTGAGTTAGTTCCAGAAGGAATCATTGCATGTGTTGAAACCTTGACGAAGAACAATCAAAAGTTGGAGGCACTTCATATCAATGGCGTCCCTGGCTTTACTAAAGACCATCTCTCAGCACTTTCGACTTACCTTCCTCAAGAGGGAGCAATCGACCTCGAGGTGTGTCCAAAATGCGACCAAGTCAGGATGATTCCGCCTTGCTCAAGAGAATCATGT AAACGTGAGGGAAGGAACGAACGGGAGTGCAGGGGATGCTGGTACTGCGTCCCTAGATGCATGGAGTGTGCTGTGTGTCTCGGACCAGACACTGACGTTGAAGAAGTAGGGTGTGGGGGAGACGTTTTGTGTCTTGATTGTTGCCAAACGCTTCCAAAGTGCAGGTTCTGCAACAAACCCTACTGCACAGGTCACAGCAGCCTGCGACAAGATAAGACAACGACGGACACGGCTATGTTTGCATGCCAATCTTGTGACTACAGGACAGGAGCAAACGCAAGCGATCCTATCGTTTTAGACTAA
- the LOC106408260 gene encoding pectinesterase inhibitor 11-like has translation MVSKNLTTTLLLFTTFLFISGSISAVHSSPRLNATTKDLEFVRTSCNVTQYPDLCFKSLAGYASTVHESPARLTKVSVDVAILEAKSTVVFLSRLSRSAPEVKNCVSYVRYALDSMRDDCLPILRNIIRGGGVAAAPSPAAPPSSEVFSNKMDDVITYMSTVITFEETCTDEYEDEEGKVKTVVCDRVNKLKMFSSIALSLANSLAKNGSSP, from the coding sequence ATGGTAAGCAAAAATCTTACGACGACGTTGCTCCTCTTCACCACCTTTCTCTTCATTTCCGGATCAATCTCAGCCGTTCATTCCTCTCCACGACTTAACGCAACGACCAAAGATCTAGAGTTCGTCCGAACAAGCTGCAACGTCACTCAATATCCAGACCTCTGCTTCAAGTCTCTCGCGGGCTACGCCTCCACCGTTCATGAAAGCCCGGCGAGGCTAACCAAAGTCTCAGTCGATGTTGCGATTTTAGAAGCTAAATCAACGGTTGTGTTTCTCTCCAGACTCTCGCGGTCCGCACCCGAAGTCAAAAACTGTGTTTCTTACGTAAGATACGCATTAGACTCAATGAGAGATGATTGTCTCCCAATACTACGAAACATTATACGTGGAGGCGGCGTCGCGGCGGCTCCGTCACCGGCTGCTCCCCCGTCCTCGGAGGTGTTTAGTAATAAGATGGATGACGTGATTACGTATATGAGTACAGTGATTACGTTTGAGGAAACGTGTACGGACGaatatgaagatgaagaaggaaaGGTCAAGACTGTTGTTTGTGATCGGGTGAACAAACTGAAAATGTTTTCTAGTATTGCTCTTTCCCTTGCGAACAGTTTAGCCAAGAATGGATCTTCTCCATGA
- the LOC106389164 gene encoding HMG-Y-related protein A-like: MATETELELQQSPMAEEQQPSPFSLPPYPQMIMEAIEASNDANGCNKTAIARHIESTQTSLPPSHMTLLSYHLNQMKQSGQITMVKNNYMKPDPQAPPKRGRGRPPKAKPQGESSHVAVPAPAPSVSSPRPRGRPPKAKDPSSEVETKVAAPSGSGRPRGRPPKKQKTESEAVKADVEPAEAPAGERRGRGRPPKAKPAMVPVGC, encoded by the exons ATGGCGACGGAGACCGAGCTTGAACTTCAACAATCACCAATGGCGGAGGAGCAGCAGCCGAGTCCCTTCTCTCTCCCGCCGTATCCTCAG ATGATCATGGAAGCGATCGAAGCATCGAACGACGCGAACGGTTGCAACAAGACGGCGATCGCGAGGCACATCGAGTCAACTCAAACCTCTCTACCACCGTCTCACATGACGCTCCTCAGCTACCACCTCAACCAGATGAAACAGTCCGGCCAGATCACGATGGTGAAGAACAACTACATGAAACCAGATCCGCAAGCTCCGCCCAAGCGCGGCCGCGGCCGTCCTCCGAAGGCGAAGCCTCAGGGAGAGTCAAGCCACGTGGCGGTCCCGGCTCCTGCTCCTTCCGTTTCCTCGCCGAGGCCTAGAGGTCGTCCTCCTAAGGCGAAGGATCCTTCGTCGGAGGTGGAGACGAAGGTAGCGGCACCGAGTGGCTCCGGGAGGCCACGTGGACGACCGCCGAAGAAGCAGAAGACGGAATCCGAGGCGGTTAAAGCCGATGTTGAACCTGCGGAGGCTCCGGCTGGGGAGCGGAGAGGGCGTGGAAGGCCACCGAAAGCGAAGCCTGCGATGGTGCCTGTTGGTTGCTAA
- the LOC106389171 gene encoding putative clathrin assembly protein At2g01600: MGTLQSWRKAYGALKDTTKVGLVRVNSDYADLDVAIVKATNHVECPPKDRHLRKIFAATAVTRARADVAYCIHALSRRLHKTRNWTVALKTLIVIHRLLREGDPTFREELLNFSQRARILQLSNFKDDSSPIAWDCSAWVRTYALFLEERLECFRVLKYDTEAERLPKSTPGQDKGYSRTRDLDGEELLVQLPALQQLLYRLIGCRPEGAANHNHVIQYALALVLKESFKVYCAINDGIINLIDKFFEMPKHEAMTSLEIYKRAGQQARSLSEFYEACKGLELARNFQFPVLREPPQSFLTTMEEYIKEAPRAVDVPMPLLLTYRPDDGLPVEDAEPSHEEREVVLNTDDVVLVSEETEPSPPPPPSANTQSQNIIDTDDLLGLNTAAPDASAIEEQNALALAVIPTDGNPPTPRFGQTNNYDPSGWELALVTTPSNDISAATDRQLAGGLDTLTLNSLYDDGAYIASQRPVYGAPAPNPFEVHDPFATSNRTPPPQQPAVSNPFGSYQPTYQPQQQQLQLAFPNPPANNNPFGDFGDFPVNPVSQQPNTSGFGDFAVNQHNNPFRSTGLL, from the exons ATGGGAACGCTACAGTCATGGCGTAAAGCTTATGGAGCCCTGAAAGACACCACCAAAGTCGGCCTCGTCCGCGTCAACAGCGATTACGCC GATTTAGATGTTGCCATAGTCAAAGCTACCAATCATGTGGAGTGTCCTCCCAAAGATCGCCATCTCCGAA AAATCTTCGCGGCGACGGCAGTGACGCGTGCTAGAGCAGATGTTGCCTATTGTATTCACGCTCTCTCCCGGCGATTGCATAAAACCAGAAACTGGACG GTTGCCTTGAAAACACTAATTGTGATTCACCGCCTTCTAAGGGAAGGAGACCCCACATTTCGAGAGGAGCTTCTTAATTTTTCGCAGAGAGCTCGCATCCTGCAACTTTCTAATTTCAAGGATGATTCAAGCCCTATCG CCTGGGATTGTTCAGCTTGGGTTCGTACTTATGCGTTGTTTCTTGAGGAACGCCTTGAGTGCTTCAgggttttaaaatatgatactGAGGCAGAGCGTCTTCCTAAGTCTACCCCAGGGCAGGATAAG GGGTATAGTAGAACCAGGGATTTAGATGGTGAAGAGCTTTTGGTGCAGTTGCCAGCTTTGCAGCAGCTTCTCTATCGTCTCATCGGTTGCAGg CCAGAAGGCGCTGCTAACCATAATCATGTTATACAATATGCACTTGCTCTG GTGTTGAAGGAGAGTTTCAAAGTTTACTGTGCTATCAATGACGGAATCATCAATCTCATTGACAAG TTCTTTGAAATGCCAAAACATGAAGCCATGACTTCCCTTGAGATATACAAGCGTGCGGGTCAGCAG GCTCGTAGCCTATCTGAGTTTTATGAAGCCTGTAAAGGATTGGAACTCGCTAGGAATTTTCAGTTTCCTGTGTTAAGAGAG CCCCCACAATCTTTTCTGACAACAATGGAAGAGTATATTAAAGAAGCACCGCGGGCTGTCGATGTCCCAATGCCACTG CTTCTAACTTATAGGCCGGATGATGGCCTTCCTGTGGAAGATGCTGAACCGTCTCATGAAGAACGTGAAGTTGTTTTGAATACAGATGATGTCGTTCTTGTATCTGAAGAGACTGAACCTTCTCCGCCACCTCCTCCTTCAGCCAACACTCAGTCTCAGAACATCATCGATACAGATGATCTACTG GGTCTGAACACTGCTGCTCCTGATGCATCAGCGATCGAGGAACAAAATGCACTTGCTTTAGCCGTAATCCCAACTGATG GTAACCCTCCAACGCCTCGTTTTGGTCAAACAAACAATTATGACCCTTCAGGATGGGAGCTTGCCCTCGTAACAACACCAAGCAACGATATCTCTGCAGCCACCGATAGGCAATTG GCTGGAGGCTTAGACACGCTCACATTGAACAGTCTATACGACGATGGAGCCTACATAGCCTCTCAACGCCCTGTCTACGGTGCACCAGCTCCCAACCCATTCGAGGTTCACGATCCTTTTGCAACATCCAATAGAACTCCGCCACCTCAGCAGCCAGCTGTGAGCAACCCCTTTGGTTCTTACCAGCCAACTTATCAGCCGCAGCAGCAGCAACTACAGCTAGCATTCCCAAACCCCCCAGCCAATAACAATCCATTTGGTGATTTTGGGGATTTTCCGGTTAACCCGGTTTCACAGCAGCCAAATACCAGCGGGTTTGGTGATTTTGCGGTGAACCAACACAATAACCCGTTCCGGAGCACTGGCCTCCTTTGA
- the LOC106418131 gene encoding uncharacterized protein LOC106418131, whose amino-acid sequence MADFDIETSSNHNSNHSTASTTSVHVSALDGIVNANSLFTVAVFVGITFDQPRDLNLADRTECNAGRDVERDLVVFEVISFAFFLFSSLVAQGLKLTINLLNSKETDEVFKANINSDLLRLGVVGAAGGSILGCVFLLLSMVEVIQLRLGLLSCGTSLAIHTVLALVVLVSSALSVYIFTVFYSFRK is encoded by the coding sequence atgGCAGATTTCGATATAGAGACCAGCAGCAACCATAACAGCAACCACTCAACCGCATCAACGACAAGCGTTCATGTTTCAGCTCTCGACGGGATAGTCAACGCAAATTCACTCTTCACGGTTGCAGTCTTTGTCGGAATCACATTCGACCAACCACGTGACCTCAACCTCGCGGATAGGACGGAGTGCAACGCGGGACGAGACGTGGAACGGGACCTCGTTGTGTTCGAAGTGATCTCATTTGcattcttcctcttctcctccCTCGTGGCTCAAGGGCTGAAGCTAACAATAAACTTGTTGAACAGCAAAGAAACAGACGAGGTTTTTAAAGCAAATATCAACAGTGATCTTCTTCGTCTCGGTGTGGTTGGTGCAGCCGGTGGGTCCATCTTGGGTTGTGTGTTCCTTCTATTGTCAATGGTTGAAGTTATTCAGCTCCGTCTCGGGCTGCTCTCTTGTGGTACCTCATTGGCGATTCATACCGTGTTGGCGCTTGTGGTCTTGGTCTCTTCTGCTCTTAGTGTTTATATTTTCACTGTGTTTTACTCTTTCAGGAAATGA
- the LOC106389181 gene encoding DELLA protein RGA1 translates to MLDCLRFFTLLVTCSSSSSSPKKKLKKQTLDPRPQPRTKPDRSERLTILTRSEMKRDLHHFQGPNHGTSIAGSSTSSPAVFGKDKMMMVKEEEDDELLGVLGYKVRSSEMAEVALKLEQLETMMGNAQEDGLAHLATDTVHYNPAELYSWLDNMLTELNPPAATTGSNALNPEINNNNNNNSFFTGGDLKAIPGNAVCRRSNQFAFAVDSLSNKRLKPCSSPDSMVTSPSPAGVIGTTVTTTTTVTESTRPLILVDSQDNGVRLVHALMACAEAVQSSNLTLAEALVKQIGFLAVSQAGAMRKVATYFAEALARRIYRLSPPLTQIDHSLSDTLQMHFYETCPYLKFAHFTANQAILEAFEGKKRVHVIDFSMNQGLQWPALMQALALREGGPPSFRLTGIGPPAADNSDHLHEVGCKLAQLAEAIHVEFEYRGFVANSLADLDASMLELRPSETEAVAVNSVFELHKLLGRTGGIEKVFGVVKQIKPVIFTVVEQESNHNGPVFLDRFTESLHYYSTLFDSLEGAPSSQDKVMSEVYLGKQICNLVACEGPDRVERHETLSQWSNRFGSSGFAPAHLGSNAFKQASTLLALFNGGEGYRVEENNGCLMLSWHTRPLITTSAWKLSAVH, encoded by the coding sequence ATGCTCGATTGCTTAAGATTCTTCACCTTATTAGTCACAtgctcctcctcttcttcctcccccaaaaaaaaactcaaaaagcaAACCCTAGATCCAAGACCACAACCCAGAACAAAACCAGACCGATCTGAGAGATTAACTATCTTAACCAGATCAGAAATGAAGAGAGATCTTCACCACTTCCAAGGTCCCAACCACGGGACATCAATCGCCGGTTCTTCCACTTCTTCCCCTGCGGTGTTTGGTAAAGACaagatgatgatggtcaaagaagaagaagacgacgagCTTCTAGGAGTCTTGGGTTACAAGGTTAGGTCTTCGGAGATGGCCGAGGTTGCGTTGAAACTCGAGCAGCTTGAGACGATGATGGGTAACGCTCAAGAAGACGGTTTAGCTCACCTCGCGACGGATACTGTTCATTACAACCCCGCTGAGCTTTACTCGTGGCTTGATAACATGCTCACGGAGCTTAACCCACCCGCTGCAACGACCGGATCTAACGCTTTGAACCCGgagattaataataataataataacaactcGTTTTTCACCGGAGGCGACCTCAAAGCGATTCCTGGAAACGCGGTTTGTCGCAGATCTAATCAGTTCGCGTTTGCGGTTGATTCGTTGAGTAATAAGCGTTTGAAACCATGCTCGAGCCCTGATTCGATGGTTACATCTCCATCACCTGCTGGAGTTATAGGAACGACGGTTACAACCACAACAACCGTGACCGAGTCAACTCGTCCTTTAATCCTGGTCGACTCGCAGGACAACGGAGTGCGTCTAGTCCACGCGCTTATGGCCTGCGCTGAAGCCGTGCAGAGCAGCAACTTGACTCTAGCGGAGGCTCTCGTTAAGCAGATTGGTTTCTTAGCCGTCTCTCAAGCCGGAGCCATGAGGAAAGTCGCCACGTACTTCGCCGAAGCTCTCGCGCGGAGGATCTACCGCCTCTCTCCGCCGCTGACGCAGATCGATCACTCTTTATCCGATACTCTCCAGATGCACTTCTACGAGACTTGCCCTTACCTCAAGTTCGCTCACTTCACGGCGAATCAGGCGATTCTCGAGGCTTTCGAAGGGAAGAAGAGAGTCCACGTCATCGATTTCTCGATGAACCAAGGGCTTCAGTGGCCCGCGCTTATGCAAGCCCTCGCGTTGAGGGAAGGAGGTCCTCCGAGTTTCAGGTTAACCGGAATTGGTCCTCCCGCGGCGGATAACTCCGATCATCTCCACGAAGTTGGATGTAAGTTGGCTCAGCTCGCGGAGGCGATTCACGTCGAGTTTGAGTATCGTGGCTTCGTTGCGAATAGCTTAGCCGATCTCGACGCGTCGATGCTTGAGCTTAGACCGAGTGAAACCGAAGCTGTGGCGGTTAACTCTGTTTTCGAGCTTCACAAGCTTCTAGGCCGTACCGGTGGGATAGAGAAAGTCTTCGGCGTTGTGAAACAGATTAAACCGGTGATTTTCACGGTTGTTGAGCAAGAATCGAATCATAACGGTCCGGTTTTCTTAGACCGGTTTACTGAATCGCTGCATTATTATTCGACGTTGTTTGATTCTTTGGAAGGTGCTCCGAGTAGCCAAGATAAAGTTATGTCGGAAGTTTATTTAGGGAAACAGATTTGCAATCTGGTGGCTTGCGAAGGTCCGGACCGTGTTGAGAGACACGAGACGCTGAGTCAGTGGTCGAACCGGTTCGGTTCGTCCGGTTTTGCGCCGGCGCATCTCGGGTCTAACGCGTTTAAGCAAGCGAGTACGCTTTTGGCTTTGTTTAATGGAGGCGAAGGTTATCGTGTGGAGGAGAATAATGGGTGTTTGATGTTGAGTTGGCACACTCGACCGCTCATAACCACCTCCGCTTGGAAGCTCTCGGCGGTGCACTGA